From the genome of Papaver somniferum cultivar HN1 chromosome 2, ASM357369v1, whole genome shotgun sequence, one region includes:
- the LOC113352666 gene encoding F-box/kelch-repeat protein At1g57790-like, which translates to MLLIIEKVNDVWKPYKFHADNSRKFLACYNNPVFYKGNFYALDYNGTLGVFNLEDSRDERNFDKSNWEVLPETLTQFDGVNPSYLVECEGELLLVNFERPFGKLVEVFKLDPCKMKWVKVKSLGNYSLFISHTSSFSVIAPDSSMANKIYFSRLHGESERILYYSLDTGKYHYIGSEQSSEDFYNTKSMVNCTWIEPNWSPNPAKNTRSLALKFTATYI; encoded by the coding sequence ATGCTACTCATAATTGAGAAGGTTAATGATGTGTGGAAGCCATACAAATTTCATGCCGATAATTCACGTAAATTTTTGGCATGCTATAACAACCCAGTCTTCTACAAAGGAAATTTTTATGCCTTAGACTACAATGGAACACTGGGAGTGTTCAACTTAGAGGATTCTAGAGATGAAAGAAACTTTGACAAATCTAATTGGGAAGTGCTTCCAGAGACATTAACTCAGTTTGATGGTGTTAATCCAAGTTACTTGGTGGAATGCGAAGGAGAGCTGTTACTTGTGAATTTTGAACGCCCTTTCGGAAAGTTGGTTGAAGTTTTCAAGTTGGATCCTTGCAAGATGAAATGGGTTAAAGTGAAAAGTCTTGGAAACTATTCTTTGTTCATCAGCCACACTTCAAGCTTTTCAGTAATAGCTCCGGATAGTAGCATGGCAAATAAGATTTACTTCTCCAGATTACATGGCGAAAGCGAAAGAATTTTATACTATTCTCTGGATACAGGTAAGTATCACTATATTGGAAGTGAACAATCTTCTGAAGATTTCTATAACACAAAGTCGATGGTAAACTGCACATGGATTGAGCCTAATTGGTCACCGAATCCTGCTAAGAATACCCGCAGCTTAGCACTTAAATTCACGGCTACTTACATATAG
- the LOC113354443 gene encoding clathrin heavy chain 1-like: MHQHQLESGGFLWNPLEWALECMKDLLLVNVRGNLQIIVPPKNILSNWVLRHVFEQFKSYEGLYFFLGSYLSTSEDPDIHFKYIEVVAKTGQIKDVERVTRESNFYDAEKTKNFLMEAKHPDARSLINVCDCVGFVPDVTHYLYTNNMLLYFEGYIHKVNPGNTPLVMGQLLDDEPNSWSILRVKEAKMHMSAIIWVSNTLFNNSKLEALPETQPT, from the exons ATGCATCAACACCAGCTGGAGAGTGGTGGATTTCTTTGGAACCCTCTCGAATGGGCGCTGGAGTGCATGAAGGACCTTTTACTTGTTAATGTGAGGGGAAATCTCCAGATAATTGT ACCGCCAAAGAATATTCTGAGCAATTGGGTGTTGAGGCATGTTTTTGAGCAATTCAAGTCTTATGAGGGTTTATATTTTTTCTTGGGATCGTATTTGAGCACCAG TGAGGATCCTGACATTCACTTTAAGTATATCGAGGTTGTAGCTAAAACTGGACAAATCAAAGATGTTGAACGCGTGACTAGAGAATCAAACTTCTATGACGCGGAGAAAACAAAGAATTTTCTTATGGAGGCCAAGCATCCTGATGCAAGATCCCTGATCAATGTATGTGATTGTGTTGGTTTTGTTCCAGATGTCACCCACTACCTCTACACGAACAACATGCTCCTATATTTCGAAGGTTATATTCACAAG GTGAATCCAGGAAACACTCCATTAGTTATGGGTCAGCTACTTGATGATGAACCCAATTCTTGGAGCATCTTGCGAGTGAAGGAAGCCAAGATGCACATGTCTGCAATAATTTGG GTATCAAATACtctcttcaacaattcaaagttGGAAGCACTACCGGAAACCCAGCCCACGTAG